The sequence TGAGAAATTCACCCTGCGAGCCATCCAGGCCCACCTGCTGGGCAAGCTGCTGGAGCAGGAGGTCAGCGATCCGAAGCGCGGCGTGGAGCAACTGGCGGCACGCGCGGTGGGGGCCTCCCGGGTGGACGCGGAGGCCTTGCGACTGGCGACCCTGCGGAAGTGGGTGCTGCAGGAGCAGGCGCCGGAGACCGCGAAGAAGTCCGTCCAGACGGTTCCCGTCGAAGTCCCACGGGAGACACCGCCGTCGGACCCCGCATCCTTCGCGAAGAACGTCCTGCGCGTCGCGAGGGCCCTGCCCACCGGACGCTTCGGGGACGACAAGGTCTTCATCTCGCACGTCTGGAAGGCGATGCAGCCTGGATGGACCCGCCGGGAGGACTTCGACTCGGCGCTGCTCGAGGCCAATCGCAAGCGCCATCTGACGCTGACCCGCGCGGACCTCGTGTCGGTGATGAACCCGGCCGACGTGGCGGAGTCCGAGGTCCGCTTCTACGGCGCCACCTTCCACTTCGTCGTCGTCTAGTCCGCCTCCGAAAGAGCCTCCATGCCCACCGACGCGCGTCTTCAAGCATTCCTGGCTGATGGCCCCGAGGTCTTCGCCAGCGTCCAGCAGGCCCAGTCGTTCTGGAAGCCAGACCCCTTCGACGTCGAGTCCATCAACGTTCCCGCACGCCAGGCCTTCGAGCGGCTCGTGAAGCGCGCCACGCGGAACCCCGACTCCGGCAAGCTGTTCCTCCTCAAAGGCGAATCCGGCAGCGGAAAAACCCACCTGGTCCGCGCCTTCCGCCACGGCGTGCACTCCCGGAAGCGGGGATACGTCGGCTACCTCCCCATGACGGTGGATGCCGCCAACTACGACCGGTACATCCTGTCGAACCTCATCGACACGCTGGACCGCACGTACGACGTGACCGTGGACGAGGACGACACGGGGCTGACCCGCCTGTCCAACGCGCTCATGAAGTACTGCAAGAGCGCGTTCGAGCCGCTCATCCACGACGAAGGCATCCTGGAGGAGCACGAGCTTCACGACATGATCCGCTCACTGGCGGATGAGCTTCATGAGAACCCGCTCTTCCGCCACGTTGACGTCCAGCTCCTGCGCGCCCTCATCTACCTGCAACGCCGGGAGGCCAAGTACCACCACCGGGTCCTGCAGTGGCTGCGCTGCGAGGACATGGTTCCCGCCGACCGACAGGTCCTCGGCGACATCGTGCCGCGCACCGCGGACAACGACCCCATGCGCATGCTTACCCATCTGGGAAGGCTCATGGGGGCGATGGAGCAGGCGCTGGTCCTCTGCGTGGACCAGGTCGAGGACATCAGCGATTTCGAGAAGAACCCCGGCATGGAGACGTCGTTCCGGCGTGCCATCAACAGCCTGGCCGCTTTCGCGGGCAACGTTCCCTCGGCGGTCATCGTCGTCTGCTGCCTGTCTGACTTCTGGACGGAAATGAGCAAGCAACTCACGCGGGCGATGCTCGACCGCATCGAGAACGACCCCGCGCCCGTCACCCTGGACCATCTGCTCACGGAGCAGACCGCGCAGGACATGGTCGCCCAGCGGATGCGCGTGCTCCTCAGCCATCACGGGCTTGAAGTGGACCCCGGGGATCCGACCTATCCGATTCCTCGCCCCGACCTCGAGCGGTTCAGCGGCCTGCGAGTGCGGGATGCGCTCAATGCCTGTCGTCGCTTCCAGGAGCAGGCCTGCCAGGACGGAAAGCTGCCTCGACATCTCCTCCTTCCCGGAGAGGACAAGAAGAAGAAGGACGGCGAGGAGCTCAAGCTGGTCCAGCAGGCCACCATGGACCAGAAGTGGACCGACTTCCGGGCGAAGTTCAACGGCGCCATCCCTGAAGAGGATGCGGAGATCGTCTCCCTGCTGGCCTGGGCCATCGAGGCAGGAGGTGACGAACTGGGGGCAACGGATCAATTCAAGGTCAAGCCGCGCACGGAGGCGTCCATCGACGTCGTCCTCCCGACCCATGCCCAGGGACTGTTCGTGGCGCTCTGCAATCGCTCGCCCCGAGGTGGCGGGCTCGGCCGTCAGATGGCCGAAGCTCTCCGGTCCGCGGCTCGCAAGCTGCCGGTCATCCTCCGCACCGCGGAGTTCCCCGGCAATCCCAACGGGCTCGTCGCGGAGCAGGTGGGCGCACTCTTGCGAAGGGGCGGCAGGCGAGCCGTGGTGAGCAACAGCGACCTGCGAGAAGTCGTGGCCCTGCAGTCCTTCCGGAAGGAGCATCCGGAGGCAGCGTTCCGCGAATGGAGCCGGTCGGCGCGCCCCCTCACCCGTCTGAAAGTGATCTCGGACGTGCTCGCGCTCGAGAAGCTCCCTCCCTCCCCCCCGCCTGCCCGTGAGCCCCCTCACGCCGCTGACTCCCCCGGGAAGGCGGCTGCCCCGGCCATCCTGAAACCAGCCCAGGGCGAGCGCCGCACCGCGCAGCTTGAGAGTGCGCGACGCACGGACGCCCCCGTGGAGACGGGGTCGGCCGGGGTGCGTGATTCGCAGGACGAGGTCGAACTGGAAGGACGGCGCATCCAGTCCATCAGCGAGCCGCTGGTGAGCAAGGGCCCGGGAAGGACCCGGACGCCCACGGAAGTGCAGCAGCAGAAGACCTCCAGCGACACGAAGCCGGGCGCGCTGCGGATCGGCGAGTCCGAAGGGGTCTTCACCAATCCGGTCTTCCTGCAGACGGAGGAACTGACGAAGCACAGCGCGTTCCTCGGCGGCTCCGGCAGTGGCAAGACGACGCTCGCGTTGAACCTCATCGAGCAACTGCTCCTGCAGGGCATCCCCGCGCTGCTGGTGGACCGCAAGGGCGACCTTGCCGCGTACGCGCGTGACGAGGCCTGGGAGGAGGAGCTGAAGGACCCCGCGATGGAGCAGCGCCGGCGTCTGCTGCGAGAGCGCGTGGACGTGGCCCTCTACACGCCGGGACGCACCGACGGCCGGGCGCTCGCGATTCCGGTGGTTCCTCAAGGGCTGGAAGCACTGCCGCCCGAGGAGCGCGAGCAGAGCGTGCAGCAGGCCGCGGACGCCATCTCTAGCATGCTCGAGTACCGCAACAGCGCCAGGGACAAGGCCGCGAAGGCGTTGCTTGCGCAGGCCCTGCGGCTGCTCGTGGAACGGCCCATCGGGCAGGAGCTGAGCCTCGACCTGGTGCAGAAGTTCATCGCGTCCGAGGACATCACCCTCGTCCAGGAGACCAGCGGCATCGACCTCAAGGTGTTCCCGAAGCTCGCCCAGGATCTGGCGACGCTGCGGCTCAACGCGCGGAACCTCCTGGCCGCCCAGGGCGAGAAGCTGAACATGGAGGAGCTGCTCGGGTTGGGGAGCGCGAAGGTGCCGGGCAAGACGCGGCTGAGCATCATCAGCACCAAGTTCCTGGGTGGAACGCAGGGCGCGCTCTTCTGGGTGTCGCAGCTGCTCGTGGAGGCCAATCGCTGGGCCAGCCAGCACCCCTCCTCCAAGCTGCAGGCGGTCCTGATGTTCGACGAGGCGGACATGTACCTGCCGGCCGTGGGCATCCCCGCGACCAAGCAGCCCATGGAGAACCTGCTCAAGCGCGCGCGCTCGGCGGGCATCGGCGTGATGCTCGCGACCCAGAGCCCCGGCGACTTCGACTACAAGTGCCGGGAGAACGTGCGCAGCTGGTTCATTGGCCGCGTGCGGGAGGACCGGGCGCTCGGAAAGCTCCGGCCCATGTTCTCGGATGCGCGCGTGGATCCGGCCACGCGTCTTCCGGCGCAGAAGATGGGCCAGTTCCACGTCCTGCGCGACGGCCAGGTGGAGCAGCTCAAGGCGGACCGGAACATCATCAAGACGGACCAGCTCTCCGAGGACGAAATCCTCCAGCTCGCGCGCCGCTCCCGCGAACAGGGCTCCTGACGTCCGCTCCACGGCCGCCCCCTTCCCCGCTGGCTTCAGGGCCCGCGGGCAGGGCGGCGGTCGCTTCGCGTGGACCGGACTGGCCCTCGGGCGGGGAGTCGTCCCGGGTGCCCTCGCGCGGCCTCCGTGGACCGCGAACCCCATACTTCCCCCAGGTGTCTTCCGTGGGGGGAGGCAGCATGGTGGTGCGACAGGGCCAGGAGCGGACCACGCACGGGCGCGCAATACCCGGGGAGTGCTCGTCCCTCCAGGCCCTCGAAACCCTGGAGCGCATCTCCGATGCGGTCGTCTCGCTCGACCGCTCCTGGCGCTTCACCTACCTCAACGCGCGCAGCGAGTGGCTGCTGCGCCGCCCGCGCTCGGCGCTCATCGGGCGTGTCCTGTGGGAGGAGTTCCCGGAGGCGCGTGGCTCCATCTTCGAGCGGGAGTACCGGCGGGCGCTCGAGGAGCAGGTCGACGTCGCGTTCGAGACCTACTTCGCGCCCCTGGAGGCCTGGGTTGACGTGCAGGCGTACCCGTCCTCGGAGGGCCTCACCGTCTGTTTCCGGGACGTCAGCGCCCGCAAGCGCGCCGCACGCGCGCTGCATGAGTCGGAGCAGTTCCTGCGCTCCACGCTCGACTCGCTGTCCACGCACATCGCCATCCTCGATGGCCGGGGCACCATCCTCGCCGTCAATGCCGCGTGGCGCCGCTTCGCGCACGACAACGGCTGCGCGGAGGTGGACGGGCACAGTCCGTGCGGCGTGGGCGCGAACTACCTGGGCGTGACGGAAGCCTCCAAGGGCGAGTTCTCCGAGGAGGCGCCGTCCGTGGCGTCGGGCATCCACGACATCATCGCCGGCCGCACCGAGCCGTTCCTCCTGGAGTACCCCTGTCATGACCCATTCAAGGGCCAGCAGCGCTGGTTCCTGCTGCGCGCCACGCGCTTCGCCGGGCCGGGGCCCCTGCGCGTGGTGGTGGCCCACGAGGACATCACCGGCCGCCACGAAGCCGACGAGGCCCGGCGCCAGCTGATCCGCGAAGAGGCCGCCCGCGAGGAAGCGGAGGCGGCGCGCGAGCGCATGAACGCGGTGCTCGAGCGCATCACCGACGGCTTCGCCGCGTTCGACCTGGATGGCCGCTTCACCTACGTGAACCGGCCCGCGGAGGCGCACTTCGGCCGCAAGCGCGAGGCGCTCCTGGGACGGCGCCTGGAGGAGGTCTTCTCCGGCACCCAGGGCGCGGCCATGGCCTCGCTGCTGCACCGGGCGACGGAGGCGCAGGTCCCCGTGGAGGAGGAGCAGCCCTCGGTCGTGGACAACCGCTGGCTGCGCGTCGTGGCGTACCCGTCCCAGGAAGGACTCTCCGTCTACTTCCGCGACATCACCGAGCAGCGGCGCGTCGAGCTCTGGAGCCACTTCCTCTCCGACATGGGCGCCGCCAGCACGCGCTCGCTGGACTGCGGGGACGTGATCCGCGGCGTGGTGACGCACGCGGTGCCCACGCTCGCGGACGGCTGCGCCATCACCACGCGGGACGCCTGCTCCGAGGAGGAGCCCTCCACCGAGGCCGTCGCCATGACGCCCGGGCTGGGAGACGCGCTGCGCGCGGCGTGCGCACCGGGAGCCCAGGGCGCGCTGGGCCAGCTCGTGACGCAGGCGGTGGGCACGGAGTCCGGGGTGTTGATGCAGGAGCCCTCTCCGGGCGCTCCTGGCGTGGAGTCCGCGGTGGCCGTACCGCTGGCCCTCCAGGACCGCTCCCTGGGAGTGCTGCTGCTGGTGTCCACGCGCCCGGGCGTGCGCTACGGCGCGGAGAGCCTCCCCCTCGTGAGCGAGCTGGCGCGGAGGACCGCGCTGGCGCTGGAGAACGCGCGGCTGTACCGCACCGCCCGCCAGGCCGTCGGCGCGCGCGACGAGACGCTGGGCATCGTGTCCCATGACCTGCGCGCGCCGCTGAACACCATCTCCCTGCTGTCCCGCAGCGCGGAGAAGCGCCTGGTCCAGCGGGCCGAAGGGGCGGAGGCCGCGGAGGCGCTGCGGAAGATCCGCCTCGTGGTGGGCAACATGGAGCGGCTCATCGACGACCTGCTGGAGGTGGCGCGGGTGGAGTCGGGGCGCGCGCAGCTGGACGTGGAGCCGCTGGAGGTGCCCCGGCTGCTCGCCCAGGTGCAGGCCTTGAACGAGCTGCTCGCGGCGGACAAGGCGCTGCGCCTGGAAGTGGACTTCGAGCAGGGCCTGCCGCGGGTGCGCGCGGACCGGGCGCGCGTGGCGCGCATCTTCCAGAACCTGCTGGGCAACGCCATCCACTTCACCCCGCCTGGAGGCCACATCTTCCTGAAGGCGGAGCGCCGCGGTGAGCAGGTCTGCTTCCGCGTGAAGGACTCGGGCCCCGGCATCGACGCGGCGGCGCTGCCCCACGTGTTCGACCGCTTCTGGCAGGCCATCCACGCGCGAAAGGCGGGCGCCGGGCTGGGGCTCGCCATCGTCAAGGGGCTGGTGGAGGCGCACGGCGGCCGTGTCTGGGTGGAGAGCCAGCCGGGCCAGGGCGCCGCGTTCTCCTTCACGCTGCCAGCCCTCCCGGAGCCCCCCGCGAGCGTCCGGCAGGAGGGCGGAGAGGCCAGTCCCTGACGGCCTTCCACGGGACCCCTCGCGCGGCTCTACACTGGCGCCATGCCCGCGCAGCCCTCCTCCTTCTCCACCGTCACCGTCGATGGCGTCGTGCAGCGCTGGGAGGACCTGCGCCTCCAGGACTTCGCCCAGGGCTTCTTCTTCGGCGCGGGCTTCTTCACCACCTTCCGCATCGACGCGGGCCAGCCCCGCTTCCTCGCGCGGCACCTGGCCCGGCTGCGCGCGAGCCTCGACGCGTTCCCCACCGCCGTGCGCGCTCCGGCCCCGGAGTTCCTGTATGAGGACGCCGTGCGCGAGTCGCTGCGCCGCTGCCTGACGGCGGATGCGGCCCTGGGGCCCCGGTTCTCCGGCGTGGGCAAGCTCGCGGTCAGCGACGGCCACGTGCTGTGCACCTTCCGGCCCTTCGCCCCGGACCTGGAAGCGCTTCACCGCGAAGGCCGCGAGCTGGACGGCGTGGAGGCCGGGGCCTACCGGCGCGCGGAGCGCACCGTGAACCACAAGGGGCTCGCGTACTTCCGCCAGCACGCGCTCCTGCCGCGCCTGCCCGTGCTGACCAACGAGGCGGCGGAGGTCTGCGAGCTGCCCACCGCCAACCTCTTCGTGCAGCTCGACGGGGCGCTCGTCACCCCGCCGCCCTCCGCGCCGTGCCTGCCGGGCATCGCGCGCGCGGTGCTCCTGGCCATGGCCGCCGTGGACGGGCTCCCGGTGGTGGAGCGCGTGCTGCCGCTCGCGGACCTGGCCCGGGCGCAGGCGTGTTTCTACTGCAACGCGGTGGCGCTGGCCGTGGGCGTGCCCCGGCTGCTGGGGCGGGAGCTCCCCGACAGCCTGCGGCTCGCGGAACGGGCTCGCGCCGCGCTGGAGGCCCGGGCCGTGCGCGAGGGTTGAGCACGTCCCCGGCGAGTGCGGCACACTCGGGGCCATGACCCGCTCCCTCGTCATGGTCCCCCGCTGGGCAGGAAGCCCCGACACGGACTTCTACCCGTGGCTCACCGCGAAGCTGCGCACGCCCCCTCCCCTCTTCGACGACGTGCGCACGCTGGCCATGCCCACGCCGGGCGCGCCCACCATCGACGGCTGGGTGTCCACGCTCGCCTCCGCGGTGAAGCCGGTGCCCGCGCCCTCCACGGTGTTCCTGGGCCACAGCGTCGGCTGTCAGGCGGTGATGCGCTACCTGGCCACGCTGCCCCCGGGCCACACCGTGGAAGGGGCCGTGTTCGTCGCGGGCTGGTTCGAGGTCGACACGCCCTGGGACACGCTGCGCCCGTGGCTCGACACGCC comes from Corallococcus macrosporus and encodes:
- a CDS encoding ATP-binding protein → MPTDARLQAFLADGPEVFASVQQAQSFWKPDPFDVESINVPARQAFERLVKRATRNPDSGKLFLLKGESGSGKTHLVRAFRHGVHSRKRGYVGYLPMTVDAANYDRYILSNLIDTLDRTYDVTVDEDDTGLTRLSNALMKYCKSAFEPLIHDEGILEEHELHDMIRSLADELHENPLFRHVDVQLLRALIYLQRREAKYHHRVLQWLRCEDMVPADRQVLGDIVPRTADNDPMRMLTHLGRLMGAMEQALVLCVDQVEDISDFEKNPGMETSFRRAINSLAAFAGNVPSAVIVVCCLSDFWTEMSKQLTRAMLDRIENDPAPVTLDHLLTEQTAQDMVAQRMRVLLSHHGLEVDPGDPTYPIPRPDLERFSGLRVRDALNACRRFQEQACQDGKLPRHLLLPGEDKKKKDGEELKLVQQATMDQKWTDFRAKFNGAIPEEDAEIVSLLAWAIEAGGDELGATDQFKVKPRTEASIDVVLPTHAQGLFVALCNRSPRGGGLGRQMAEALRSAARKLPVILRTAEFPGNPNGLVAEQVGALLRRGGRRAVVSNSDLREVVALQSFRKEHPEAAFREWSRSARPLTRLKVISDVLALEKLPPSPPPAREPPHAADSPGKAAAPAILKPAQGERRTAQLESARRTDAPVETGSAGVRDSQDEVELEGRRIQSISEPLVSKGPGRTRTPTEVQQQKTSSDTKPGALRIGESEGVFTNPVFLQTEELTKHSAFLGGSGSGKTTLALNLIEQLLLQGIPALLVDRKGDLAAYARDEAWEEELKDPAMEQRRRLLRERVDVALYTPGRTDGRALAIPVVPQGLEALPPEEREQSVQQAADAISSMLEYRNSARDKAAKALLAQALRLLVERPIGQELSLDLVQKFIASEDITLVQETSGIDLKVFPKLAQDLATLRLNARNLLAAQGEKLNMEELLGLGSAKVPGKTRLSIISTKFLGGTQGALFWVSQLLVEANRWASQHPSSKLQAVLMFDEADMYLPAVGIPATKQPMENLLKRARSAGIGVMLATQSPGDFDYKCRENVRSWFIGRVREDRALGKLRPMFSDARVDPATRLPAQKMGQFHVLRDGQVEQLKADRNIIKTDQLSEDEILQLARRSREQGS
- a CDS encoding PAS domain-containing sensor histidine kinase → MVVRQGQERTTHGRAIPGECSSLQALETLERISDAVVSLDRSWRFTYLNARSEWLLRRPRSALIGRVLWEEFPEARGSIFEREYRRALEEQVDVAFETYFAPLEAWVDVQAYPSSEGLTVCFRDVSARKRAARALHESEQFLRSTLDSLSTHIAILDGRGTILAVNAAWRRFAHDNGCAEVDGHSPCGVGANYLGVTEASKGEFSEEAPSVASGIHDIIAGRTEPFLLEYPCHDPFKGQQRWFLLRATRFAGPGPLRVVVAHEDITGRHEADEARRQLIREEAAREEAEAARERMNAVLERITDGFAAFDLDGRFTYVNRPAEAHFGRKREALLGRRLEEVFSGTQGAAMASLLHRATEAQVPVEEEQPSVVDNRWLRVVAYPSQEGLSVYFRDITEQRRVELWSHFLSDMGAASTRSLDCGDVIRGVVTHAVPTLADGCAITTRDACSEEEPSTEAVAMTPGLGDALRAACAPGAQGALGQLVTQAVGTESGVLMQEPSPGAPGVESAVAVPLALQDRSLGVLLLVSTRPGVRYGAESLPLVSELARRTALALENARLYRTARQAVGARDETLGIVSHDLRAPLNTISLLSRSAEKRLVQRAEGAEAAEALRKIRLVVGNMERLIDDLLEVARVESGRAQLDVEPLEVPRLLAQVQALNELLAADKALRLEVDFEQGLPRVRADRARVARIFQNLLGNAIHFTPPGGHIFLKAERRGEQVCFRVKDSGPGIDAAALPHVFDRFWQAIHARKAGAGLGLAIVKGLVEAHGGRVWVESQPGQGAAFSFTLPALPEPPASVRQEGGEASP
- a CDS encoding aminotransferase class IV, producing the protein MPAQPSSFSTVTVDGVVQRWEDLRLQDFAQGFFFGAGFFTTFRIDAGQPRFLARHLARLRASLDAFPTAVRAPAPEFLYEDAVRESLRRCLTADAALGPRFSGVGKLAVSDGHVLCTFRPFAPDLEALHREGRELDGVEAGAYRRAERTVNHKGLAYFRQHALLPRLPVLTNEAAEVCELPTANLFVQLDGALVTPPPSAPCLPGIARAVLLAMAAVDGLPVVERVLPLADLARAQACFYCNAVALAVGVPRLLGRELPDSLRLAERARAALEARAVREG
- a CDS encoding RBBP9/YdeN family alpha/beta hydrolase codes for the protein MTRSLVMVPRWAGSPDTDFYPWLTAKLRTPPPLFDDVRTLAMPTPGAPTIDGWVSTLASAVKPVPAPSTVFLGHSVGCQAVMRYLATLPPGHTVEGAVFVAGWFEVDTPWDTLRPWLDTPMDLERIRAALRRCVVVLSDADPFTSDFRRNTRLFEERLGAEVRLVPGRRHFNNPQEPAVLAVLQERFDASR